Proteins from a genomic interval of Trichoderma breve strain T069 chromosome 2, whole genome shotgun sequence:
- a CDS encoding ankyrin repeats (3 copies) domain-containing protein: MTSEPTWNDSNYSQQFPKKITGQHLVAYFGITELLQNTIDGPTLDADDGFGRTPLSYAAVKNGHESVVKLLLTMSSVDINAGDDHNQTPLWCHDQTPIWWAARNGDVEAVKLLLEKGKINVNLKDKYNHSPLGRAAQRGHDTVVQLLLTKENVDINSTDHYGHTPLLLAARYGHASVVKLLLDFSNVDINVMDESGKNALLWAVKNGHEDVVALLLSDANVNVNVKDLNDQSPLLYATIYGYEAIVQKLLATEKIDANAKDSYHQTALLFASERGHSQIVRMLLDHKDIDVHATDRINQTPLWWAAASGNEAVIKYLLDKEGADINAKNAFQQTALLWAARYGNENTVELLLTVPGIDVNTKDRDGLTPLWWATKKVYKAVVQLLLCNENVDVNIKNGSGQSPLLFATQEGYTAIMELLLTKGGIDVNVTDKNGHTPLTVAMRYSTGNRFSIAEEEEDNRKRGD, translated from the exons ATGACTTCTGAACCTACCTGGAATGACTCGAATTACAGCCAGCAATTTCCTAAGAAGATAACTGGGCAACATTTGGTGGCATATTTCGGAATTACGGAACTGCTTCAAAACACAATCGATGGCCCAACACTGGACGCAGATGATGGTTTTGGCCGGACGCCACTTTCATATGCTGCGG TTAAGAACGGACATGAATCTGTGGTGAAGTTACTACTTACCATGAGTAGTGTTGACATCAATGCGGGAGACGATCACAATCAGACGCCACTATGGTG TCACGATCAAACTCCAATTTGGTGGGCAGCGAGAAATGGGGATGTCGAAGCTGTGAAACTACTTCTtgaaaaggggaaaataAACGTCAACCTGAAGGATAAATATAACCACTCACCACTGGGGCGAGCTGCTCAGAGGGGACATGATACGGTAGTCCAACTTCTGCTTACCAAAGAGAACGTTGATATAAACTCTACAGATCATTACGGCCATACGCCACTGCTACTCGCTGCCAGATATGGACATGCATCTGTAgtcaaacttcttcttgacttcaGTAATGTGGATATCAATGTTATGGACGAGAGCGGCAAAAATGCACTTTTATGGGCCGTTAAAAATGGACATGAAGATGTCGTcgcccttttgctttctgACGCCAACGTCAACGTCAATGTCAAAGATCTTAACGATCAGTCGCCGCTATTATATGCAACAATTTATGGATATGAAGCCATAGTGCAAAAATTGCTTGCAACTGAGAAAATTGATGCCAACGCCAAGGATAGCTATCATCAGACTGCTCTTCTATTTGCAAGCGAGAGAGGGCATAGTCAAATCGTTAGGATGCTACTTGACCATAAAGACATCGATGTTCATGCCACTGATCGAATCAATCAGACACCATTGTGGTGGGCAGCTGCGAGTGGAAACGAAGCTGTGATCAAATACCTCCTTGACAAAGAAGGGGCGGATATAAACGCTAAGAACGCATTTCAACAAACGGCATTGCTTTGGGCAGCCCGCTACGGCAATGAGAATACGGTTGAGCTACTACTCACTGTGCCTGGCATTGATGTCAATACCAAAGATAGAGATGGGCTGACGCCACTTTGGTGGGCAACCAAGAAGGTATACAAGGCAGTAGTTCAACTGCTCCTTTGTAATGAGAACGTGGATGTCAACATCAAGAATGGATCTGGTCAATCACCACTTCTGTTTGCAACCCAAGAGGGTTATACTGCAATAATGGAACTCTTGCTTACAAAGGGTGGTATCGATGTTAATGTCACAGATAAAAATGGGCACACACCTCTGACAGTGGCAATGCGATACTCTACAGGAAACAGATTTTCAatcgctgaagaagaagaagacaacaGAAAGCGAGGGGACTAA
- a CDS encoding FAD binding domain-containing protein, translating to MIKAMFKTWASALLCVSLSVEVAASPTIRERTTDLRALLTDPARQWAANTTVSFPGSTNFDNATERYSIFNQPTYSAAVSPGTEGDISKVINLAKSYSFPFLARAGGHGGANMSDFENGVSLDLSKFNSIVIDSAAQTMTVGPGVHYRDIFDPLYNAGFYIQTGSCSCPSVIGVAIGGGVGRLMGKLGLTTDALQSVRLVGADGVVKTVSATSYPDLWWAIRGAGANYGVITSATFKIQPLSNNNGGNAFMLDFVLPAEKSLEYLNIIEKSFNPMPVNLAGIIVFNWNSTHNVSQVVSDWIFFGTEADARKTLAPILALNATFITATLPWNRIISVSGGGSDALNCVPNKLRNTFNLNLKTYSAAGWQQSFETLTDFLQKYPGGRGSQVILELFANNATAAVPSSETSWPWRDHYSQELFVYDTGDSVTAQGAATYGSQLRSQFAAYSGYSTPTVFVNYARGDEKIEDVYGADKLPRLAQLKQKYDPNNLFAYGHPIPLSYP from the exons ATGATCAAGGCAATGTTTAAGACTTGGGCCTCTGCCCTCTTatgtgtctctctctctgtggAAGTTGCAGCCAGTCCTACGATTAGGGAACGTACGACCGACCTCAGGGCCCTCCTGACAGACCCAGCCCGACAGTGGGCTGCGAACACCACTGTCTCATTCCCAGGCTCTACCAACTTTGATAATGCCACGGAGCGTTATTCAATCTTCAACCAACCGACATATAGCGCCGCTGTGAGCCCAGGAACTGAGGGAGACATTAGTAAAGTG ATTAATCTTGCCAAATCGTATAGCTTTCCCTTTTTGGCCCGGGCCGGTGGCCATGGAGGCGCCAACATGAGCGATTTCGAGAACGGCGTATCACTGGACCTAAGCAAGTTCAACTCTATTGTCATTGACTCTGCTGCCCAGACGATGACCGTTGGTCCCGGTGTTCATTACCGAGATATCTTTGACCCTTTGTATAACGCCGGATTTTACATCC AAACTGGCAGCTGCTCATGTCCCTCCGTCATCGGTGTCGCTATTGGCGGTGGCGTTGGACGTCTGATG GGTAAGCTAGGCCTGACGACTGATGCGCTGCAATCTGTACGCTTGGTTGGAGCTGATGGCGTCGTTAAAACGGTATCTGCTACTTCATACCCAGACTTGTGGTGGGCTATTCGCGGTGCGGGTGCGAATTACGGAGTCATCACTTCTGCCACATTCAAGATCCAGCCGCTCTCCAATAACAACGGCGGAAATGCCTTCATGCTAGACTTTGTCCTTCCAGCAGAGAAGAGTCTAGAgtatctcaacatcatcgagAAGAGCTTCAATCCCATGCCCGTCAACTTGGCAGGCATCATCGTGTTCAATTGGAACAGCACTCACAATGTC AGCCAAGTCGTATCCGATTGGATATTTTTTGGCACAGAGGCGGATGCTCGTAAAACCTTGGCTCCAATTCTAGCACTCAATGCGACATTCATCACAGCTACCCTGCCATGGAACCGAATCATTTCTGTTAGCGGAGGTGGATCTGATGCACTGAATTGCGTGCCCAATAAGCTGCGTAACACCTTTAACCTCAACTTGAAGACGTATAGTGCAGCAGGTTGGCAACAAAGCTTCGAGACATTGACAGACTTCCTCCAGAAGTACCCTGGCGGCCGCGGTAGCCAAGTTATTTTGGAGCTCTTTGCCAATAATGCCACTGCTGCTGTCCCTTCTAGCGAgacttcttggccatggagaGAT CATTATAGCCAAGAGTTGTTTGTCTACGACACTGGAGATAGTGTCACAGCACAAGGAGCAGCCACCTACGGATCTCAGTTGCGATCGCAATTCGCCGCGTATTCTGGATACAGCACTCCAACTGTCTTCGTGAATTATGCTCGTGGCGACGAGAAGATCGAAGATGTATATGGAGCAGACAAGCTACCGCGTCTGGCTCAACTGAAGCAAAAGTATGATCCGAATAATCTCTTCGCCTATGGTCATCCTATTCCCCTCTCATATCCATGA
- a CDS encoding fungal specific transcription factor domain-containing protein, whose amino-acid sequence MIPTPTPSRRRQRQACQECRRRKLRCDGRQPRCSSCENIDTQCDVDPNRKPRGPKKGYLIALQNKIETLEDRLRQQEQHHLKWPDNIEYGDEILDTITSHTTATLAGLEDARLPTDADLLTMRSTPLVSESDTSLSSYFDVNMVSTTMALLQDHTPTTSLSEYSSNSLHITDLMQTELDSDQLYFDRIHAAVPILHQPSLMSPQFQHLQDKLYLEVKRLLATTTLVQIPGGQGSVGDVELVQAWVLRTTYEFIKMNRYETSLSAAYTFRLAQLIGLHKVDVLNNLPSNCEIDFITTEEKRRAFWMAFILEILSSIHSNLPLVVNEHMRNQICTRLPVPDHEFQNGQPVCIDFLHDLLSKRSQTVKSPLNECIMLAALCARISFHAQQHNKYLLHNQADYDSLEWRKPLDNALALRLQTLEEDYPSQKHSSDPALLFANFLAQASILYLWGNAQSLEWQNGSPSRSNSLNTEFQQLAFGAAQRIVELARSLLDFPLSKIHPFTPIPLCLGVKFLSANSLNSIAAPLQQELLDVIRRLSSASNVQQSYIDISDIYQDPV is encoded by the exons ATGATACCAACGCCAACACCCTCCCGTAGGAGACAGAGGCAAGCATGCCAGGAGTGCCGACGACGTAAGCTACGATGTGACGGCAGGCAGCCGCGGTGTTCCAGCTGCGAGAATATCGACACACAATGCGACGTCGACCCAAACCGTAAGCCGCGGGGACCTAAAAAGGGCTATCTCATAGCTTTGCAAAACAAGATTG AAACTCTCGAAGACCGTCTTCGCCAACAGGAACAGCACCATCTCAAGTGGCCGGATAATATAGAGTATGGCGACGAGATACTCGACACAATCACATCACATACAACTGCGACTCTTGCCGGCCTAGAAGATGCCAGGCTACCTACAGATGCGGATCTTCTTACAATGAGGTCAACTCCTCTGGTATCGGAGTCAGACACCTCTCTCAGTTCCTACTTTGATGTCAATATGGTGTCCACGACGATGGCCCTTTTGCAGGATCATACACCCACAACATCTCTATCGGAATACAGTAGTAACAGTCTACATATTACCGATCTCATGCAAACTGAGCT AGACAGTGACCAATTATACTTCGACAGAATACACGCCGCCGTTCCCATATTGCATCAAC CCTCGCTCATGTCACCACAGTTTCAACACTTGCAAGACAAACTATACTTGGAAGTAAAGCGGCTTCTTGCTACTACAACCCTCGTACAAATCCCTGGTGGGCAGGGTTCTGTAGGTGATGTCGAACTTGTGCAAGCATGGGTCCTGAGGACCACCTATGAGTTTATCAAGATGAATCGCTATGAAACGAGCCTCAGTGCGGCTTACACGTTTCGACTAGCCCAGCTAATTGGGTTGCATAAAGTTGACGTTCTAAATAATCTCCCTTCTAATTGCGAAATTGATTTCATAACAACGGAAGAAAAGCGTCGTGCGTTTTGGATGGCTTTTATCCTTGAAATTCTCTCCAGCATACACAGCAACCTACCTCTGGTAGTGAATGAGCATATG agaaatcaGATTTGTACACGTCTTCCCGTACCGGATCATGAGTTTCAGAATGGCCAGCCAGTCTGCATCGACTTCTTGCACGATTTACTCTCCAAACGGAGCCAGACAGTCAAGTCGCCACTCAATGAATGCATCATGCTTGCGGCACTGTGTGCGCGGATATCATTTCACGCACAGCAACATAATAAGTACCTTTTACACAACCAGGCAGACTATGACTCTCTCGAATGGCGAAAACCGTTAGACAATGCCCTGGCACTGCGGCTGCAGACCTTGGAGGAGGACTATCCTAGTCAAAAGCACTCTTCGGACCCGGCGCTGCTATTTGCCAATTTCCTGGCTCAAGCGTCAATACTCTATCTCTGGGGCAATGCTCAGTCTTTAGAGTGGCAAAATGGAAGTCCCAGTCGTTCAAACTCACTGAACACCGAATTCCAGCAACTGGCGTTTGGTGCGGCGCAGCGTATCGTAGAGCTTGCTCGTTCTCTCTTAGACTTTCCCTTATCCAAG ATCCACCCATTTACACCGATTCCACTATGCCTTGGCGTCAAATTCTTATCTGCGAACAGCTTGAATTCCATTGCTGCACCTCTGCAACAGGAGTTACTGGACGTGATACGTCGATTAAGCAGTGCTAGTAACGTGCAGCAAAGTTACATAGATATTTCAGATATATACCAAGACCCAGTTTGA
- a CDS encoding nmrA-like family domain-containing protein translates to MAPSYAKDQPAGFENHIQRVAIVGAGGQIGKHIAEELVKTGKHTVTAISRIGSKSPLAEGVKVAHVDYDNEQSIVDALKGQQFLFISLAVTAPPDTQDKLVKAAAKAGVPWVMPNGYGTDPLNEKLGDENFNGKGLRAGIKSVEDAGFSSWVLLTTSFWYEFSLSLGANTWGIDYHNKKATFFDDGKTLINTSTWVQSGRAAAALVSLKVLPEDENDKSVTLSQWRNKPVYVASFLVSQRDILDSIQRVTGTTDKDWEISYEPSKERWENGVKALKEGNRQGFVRAMYSRTHFPNGDGNLQDKYGLANDALGLPKEDFDEATKRAVGMLEARYDPHARAH, encoded by the exons ATGGCGCCCAGCTACGCTAAAGATCAGCCTGCCGGGTTCGAGAACCATATCCAGCGGGTGGCAATCGTCGGA GCTGGTGGCCAAATCGGCAAGCACATTGCGGAAGAGCTAGTCAAGACTGGGAAGCACACTGTCACCGCCATCTCTCGTATCGGCAGCAAGAGCCCCTTGGCTGAAGGTGTCAAGGTTGCCCATGTTGATTATGACAACGAGCAATCTATTGTAGACGCCCTCAAAGGACAACagttcctcttcatctctttaGCTGTTACCGCTCCTCCCGATACCCAGGACAAGCTAGTCAAGGCGGCCGCCAAAGCTGGAGTCCCCTGGGTCATGCCAAATGGTTATGGCACCGACCCGCTCAACGAGAAGCTTGGTGACGAGAACTTCAACGGCAAGGGCCTTCGCGCTGGAATTAAGAgtgttgaggatgctggatTCTCTTCTTGGGTGCTCTTGACTACCTCGTTCTGGTACGAGTTCTCTCTCAGCCTCGGCGCGAACACCTGGGGAATTGACTACCACAACAAGAAGGCAACCTTTttcgatgatggcaaaacCCTCATCAACACATCCACCTGGGTTCAGAGTGGTagggctgctgcagctctggTGAGCCTGAAAGTCCTTCCGGAAGACGAGAACGACAAGTCTGTCACTCTGTCACAGTGGCGCAACAAACCTGTCTATGTTGCCAGTTTCCTAGTATCCCAAAGAGACATACTTGATAGTATTCAGCGGGTGACTGGAACAACGGATAAAGACTGGGAGATCAGCTATGAGCCTTCCAAAGAACGCTGGGAAAACGGAGTTAAGGCATTAAAGGAGGGTAACAGACAAGGCTTTGTCAGAGCCATGTACTCTCGCACTCACTTTCCTAATGGCGATGGAAACCTCCAGGACAAGTATGGGCTTGCCAACGATGCCTTGGGACTTCCCAAGGAAGACTTTGATGAGGCTACTAAGAGAGCAGTGGGAATGTTGGAGGCTCGTTATGACCCCCATGCTAGGGCACATTAG
- a CDS encoding 2OG-Fe(II) oxygenase superfamily domain-containing protein — protein sequence MAEVPQQIPTIDISAWVNPASSAADKQRVVDEVHHAATTYGFFQCAGHGITPETREQIFDLSKRFFSLPMEERMEISVKKSLGQSFRGYEPPFLQNHHKHLLPDTKETFVVGAEIPADHPDAGTFLNGPNLWPTSIPEDDFRKPLISYQSQMVALGNTLLKILGHGLPKSWNCSPDVFDSLAENPAIPMRMLHYAAQPVHDEKQFGVGAHTDFGSVTILLQQLGTKGLEVWYPPTETWIPVPPKENTFVINIGDFVDRYTNGYYRSARHRVITTDKERYSVAFFFNGNMKLKAPVLDGSGGEVNLGDHIRQRAIATYGAAPTLIESKV from the exons ATGGCTGAAGTCCCGCAGCAGATTCCTACTATCGACATTAGCGCTTGGGTGAATCCTGCCTCGTCAGCGGCGGACAAACAGCGTGTCGTGGACGAGGTCCATCATGCCGCCACGACATATGGATTCTTCCAGTGTGCAGGCCATGGGATCACCCCGGAGACAAGAGAGCAGATTTTCGATCTCTCTAAACGTTTCTTCTCGCTTCCCATGGAGGAGCGTATGGAGATAAGCGTTAAAAAGTCTCTGGGCCAATCTTTCAGAGGATATGagcccccttttcttcaaaaCCATCACAAGCATCTGTTGCCGGATACGAAAGAG ACCTTTGTTGTTGGTGCAGAAATCCCCGCGGATCATCCAGACGCGGGAACATTCTTGAATGGCCCAAATCTCTGGCCAACATCGATCCCAGAGGACGATTTTCGAAAGCCACTCATTTCATATCAGTCACAGATGGTAGCTCTTGGCAACACTCTTCTCAAAATTCTCGGCCATGGTCTTCCGAAATCCTGGAACTGTTCACCAGATGTCTTTGATAGCTTGGCTGAAAATCCTGCAATCCCAATGAGAATGCTACATTATGCGGCACAACCTGTACATGACGAGAAGCAATTTGGAG TTGGCGCGCATACCGATTTTGGCAGCGTTACCATTCTCCTGCAACAGCTTGGTACCAAAGGCCTCGAAGTCTGGTATCCACCCACTGAGACATGGATCCCGGTGCCTCCCAAGGAGAACACCTTTGTGATCAACATTGGTGATTTTGTGGACCGCTACACTAACGGGTACTATCGCAGCGCTAGACACCGTGTAATCACCACGGATAAGGAACGTTATAGTGTCGCGTTCTTCTTTAACGGAAACATGAAGCTTAAGGCCCCAGTGCTCGATGGTTCGGGTGGCGAGGTCAATCTTGGGGACCATATTCGCCAGAGAGCTATTGCAACATACGGTGCAGCACCTACACTAATTGAGTCAAAAGTGTGA
- a CDS encoding serine hydrolase (FSH1) domain-containing protein, whose product MTYDQPYYGDLTLHLPRILCLHGGGTNARIFHAQCRSIRAALQNDFRLVFAEAAFSSSAGPDVLSVYKDWGPFKRWLRWLPDHPNPGSDEIINQLDQSLQDAMVMDDMRGATGQWVGLLGFSQGAKVSASLLYRQQMQEEMYGRGNASTNFKFGVILAGRAPLVCLDPDRQPDAYLPEASQITDVKGPKRPTLHNGGHMLRIPTLHVHGTNDPGLDLHRQLFEDFCAADSRRLVVWDGDHRLPLKKNDVGRVVHEIQELAKDVMEYN is encoded by the coding sequence ATGACTTACGATCAACCTTACTATGGTGATCTCACCCTACACCTGCCTAGAATTCTCTGCCTCCACGGCGGAGGTACCAATGCACGCATTTTTCATGCCCAATGCCGCAGCATCCGCGCTGCATTGCAGAATGACTTCCGTCTCGTGTTTGCTGAGGCAGCGTTTTCGTCCAGCGCGGGGCCAGACGTACTGTCTGTGTATAAGGACTGGGGTCCATTCAAGCGGTGGCTAAGATGGCTGCCCGACCATCCTAATCCGGGGTCTGATGAGATCATAAACCAGCTTGACCAGTCACTACAAGAcgcgatggtgatggatgacatGCGTGGAGCAACTGGACAGTGGGTTGGCCTTCTGGGCTTCAGTCAAGGCGCAAAAGTCTCAGCCAGTCTGTTATATCGACAGCAAATGCAGGAGGAGATGTACGGCAGGGGAAATGCAAGTACCAATTTTAAGTTTGGCGTAATTCTTGCTGGAAGAGCGCCATTGGTCTGTCTTGACCCAGATCGTCAGCCAGATGCATATCTGCCAGAGGCATCACAGATTACAGATGTCAAGGGGCCCAAGCGCCCTACACTGCATAACGGTGGTCACATGCTGAGGATACCGACCCTACATGTCCACGGAACAAATGACCCCGGCTTAGATCTTCACCGGCAACTATTTGAGGACTTCTGCGCGGCCGATAGCCGGAGATTAGTCGTGTGGGACGGAGATCACAGATTGCCGTTAAAGAAGAACGATGTGGGTAGGGTGGTCCACGAAATCCAGGAACTGGCAAAAGACGTCATGGAATACAATTGA